ATGCCTTCAAACCCCTCATTGGAAGCCGTCTCTGCCGCAAATgcgacgaagaggaagaatgcaCCCCGGGACGACGAAGACAGTGCTTCTGAATCCGGAAGCGATGTCGTGAGTGCTTTGTCTTGTTATGGGTCGGTTCGAAGATGGTCCACTAACCTGCTATAGAGCATGATCAATGTAGACTTTGACTTTTATAACCTTAATCCTGATGTCGACCTGTCCGTAATGATAGTGATTGTCTTACAATGACTCAACTGACAACTTAACATACGTGTAGTATTGCGGTCAAGAGGCTCCTTCGACAGACTCTCTCCTACGACGAGGAGCGTATCAATGTCCACCCTTTAGCGGAGCTCTTACTTGCAGAGGGTGTAAGACTACAGGCTGGTAGCTCTATCAAGACagatggtgaggagagTGATCCTTGGGGTCTTGTCACTATCATCGACATTGTTAGGCATAAGGTATGTTTTGTTCAAAGCAGAGAGGTCGAGTATTTGACATTCCGCGAAAGGACCATCCTGCTCTAAAACCCTTTTTGGACTATCTCTGCTCGACTCTTGCGAACAACAAcaactctcctcttcaatcaatattcaACTTTTCTTCACCCAACATCCGTCCTGCTCTCGTTTTTTCCCTTCGTATGCTCAATTTGCCTTTACCACTCATCCCACACTTGTATAGAATGTTGTTGGAGGAGCTTgaggtcaaggaggaaggtcgGTTTACCCACTTTATAGTTTGGGGTCGAGGCTACAAGTTGGAAGGTACAGAAGAGGGTATGGGTTTGGATATGAACGTCGTGGAGAAGTCTtccaagaaaaagaaggcgTCAGGAAACGAAACTGTGGCTCTGTCCGCGGGAAGCTTCCCTTACCATCCCGAAGAGGAGTTTATGGACAAGGCGAGTACATGGCCTTACGAATGCGAGATCAACATTGACGACTGAAAAAAACAGGTTGCAAATCAAGTCCACACCTACAACTTCAAGACTGCCGCCCCTCGAGATGCCGAATCGTTTGGCGTCGAGCAATTCGGCAGATTGGTGCTTCTGGAAAAGGCC
This DNA window, taken from Cryptococcus deuterogattii R265 chromosome 3, complete sequence, encodes the following:
- a CDS encoding protein BCP1 codes for the protein MPSNPSLEAVSAANATKRKNAPRDDEDSASESGSDVSMINVDFDFYNLNPDVDLIAVKRLLRQTLSYDEERINVHPLAELLLAEGVRLQAGSSIKTDGEESDPWGLVTIIDIVRHKDHPALKPFLDYLCSTLANNNNSPLQSIFNFSSPNIRPALVFSLRMLNLPLPLIPHLYRMLLEELEVKEEGRFTHFIVWGRGYKLEGTEEGMGLDMNVVEKSSKKKKASGNETVALSAGSFPYHPEEEFMDKASTWPYECEINIDD